A genomic region of Gossypium hirsutum isolate 1008001.06 chromosome D01, Gossypium_hirsutum_v2.1, whole genome shotgun sequence contains the following coding sequences:
- the LOC107905324 gene encoding ACT domain-containing protein ACR10 isoform X1 has translation MGILHDDVVIINQSKNEAEPSVITINCPDKTGLGCDLCRILLFFGLTIVRGDVSTDGKWCYIVFWVIPKPIIKWDTCRWELLKNRLIGTCPSCSSAFGISYYSSELQSSMVTDVFLIKLFCYDRKGLSHDVTAVFSKLELNIKKLKVSTTPVGTVMNLFFVTDTRELLHTKMRQEETYEALVEVMQAAIISCNIEKVGPEVTACSQASPFLSSAITNDVVLRTSNNVSVTMDNSFSPAHTLVQIVCQDHKGLLYDIMRTLKDYNIQISYGRFYLKQGRKCEIDLFITQADGKKIIDPSMQRALSSRLQMELLQPLRVAVVSRGPDTELLVANPVELSSKGRPLVFHDITLALNMLNTCIFLAEIGRHVIGDQEWEVYRVLLDEGTSLSTPRRKIEEGVWKLLMGWEQI, from the exons ATGGGTATCCTACACGACGACGTAgtgatcataaatcaatcaaagaatgaAGCAGAACCCAGTGTCATCACCATTAACTGCCCTGACAAAACCGGTTTAGGCTGTGATTTATGCCGTATCTTACTCTTTTTTGGTCTCACCATTGTTAGAGGAg atGTATCTACAGATGGGAAATGGTGTTACATAGTGTTTTGGGTGATTCCTAAGCCAATTATAAAATGGGATACTTGTAGAtgggaattgttgaagaacagaTTAATTGGGACTTGCCCTTCTTGTTCTTCAGCTTTTGGTATTTCATATTACAGTTCTGAATTACAGTCTTCAATGGTTACAGATGTGTTTCTTATCAAGCTTTTTTGTTATGATAGAAAAGGCCTTTCACATG ATGTCACAGCAGTTTTTTCTAAACTCGAACTCAATATAAAGAAATTGAAGGTATCGACGACTCCAGTCGGGACGGTGATGAACTTGTTCTTTGTCACTGATACAAG GGAACTATTACATACAAAAATGCGGCAGGAGGAGACGTATGAAGCGTTGGTAGAAGTTATGCAGGCTGCTATAATTAGCTGCAATATAGAAAAAGTTGGACCCGAAGTTACCGCATGTTCTCAAGCATCTCCATTTCTCTCATCCGCAATAACCAATGATGTTGTATTACGTACTTCTAACAACGTTTCCGTCACAATGGACAACTCCTTCAGTCCGGCTCACACGCTCGTTCAGATCGTTTGTCAAGACCATAAAGGTCTTCTTTATGACATAATGAGAACTCTGAAGGATTACAACATTCAG ATCTCATACGGACGGTTTTATCTAAAACAAGGAAGAAAGTGCGAGATCGACTTGTTTATAACACAAGCTGATGGGAAGAAGATCATTGATCCTAGCATGCAACGTGCATTGTCTTCACGGCTACAGATGGAACTGCTTCAACCACTCCGTGTAGCTGTTGTGAGCCGAGGTCCTGATACAGAGCTTCTAGTTGCAAACCCTGTTGAGTTATCGAGCAAGGGTCGACCGCTCGTTTTTCATGACATTACCCTTGCTTTAAACATGCTCAACACTTGCATCTTCTTG GCGGAGATTGGGAGACACGTGATCGGAGATCAAGAGTGGGAGGTATACCGAGTCCTACTCGATGAAGGAACTAGCTTATCTACTCCAAGACGAAAAATCGAGGAAGGAGTTTGGAAGCTGTTGATGGGTTGGGAACAAATATGA
- the LOC107905324 gene encoding ACT domain-containing protein ACR10 isoform X2 — MGILHDDVVIINQSKNEAEPSVITINCPDKTGLGCDLCRILLFFGLTIVRGDGKWCYIVFWVIPKPIIKWDTCRWELLKNRLIGTCPSCSSAFGISYYSSELQSSMVTDVFLIKLFCYDRKGLSHDVTAVFSKLELNIKKLKVSTTPVGTVMNLFFVTDTRELLHTKMRQEETYEALVEVMQAAIISCNIEKVGPEVTACSQASPFLSSAITNDVVLRTSNNVSVTMDNSFSPAHTLVQIVCQDHKGLLYDIMRTLKDYNIQISYGRFYLKQGRKCEIDLFITQADGKKIIDPSMQRALSSRLQMELLQPLRVAVVSRGPDTELLVANPVELSSKGRPLVFHDITLALNMLNTCIFLAEIGRHVIGDQEWEVYRVLLDEGTSLSTPRRKIEEGVWKLLMGWEQI; from the exons ATGGGTATCCTACACGACGACGTAgtgatcataaatcaatcaaagaatgaAGCAGAACCCAGTGTCATCACCATTAACTGCCCTGACAAAACCGGTTTAGGCTGTGATTTATGCCGTATCTTACTCTTTTTTGGTCTCACCATTGTTAGAGGAg ATGGGAAATGGTGTTACATAGTGTTTTGGGTGATTCCTAAGCCAATTATAAAATGGGATACTTGTAGAtgggaattgttgaagaacagaTTAATTGGGACTTGCCCTTCTTGTTCTTCAGCTTTTGGTATTTCATATTACAGTTCTGAATTACAGTCTTCAATGGTTACAGATGTGTTTCTTATCAAGCTTTTTTGTTATGATAGAAAAGGCCTTTCACATG ATGTCACAGCAGTTTTTTCTAAACTCGAACTCAATATAAAGAAATTGAAGGTATCGACGACTCCAGTCGGGACGGTGATGAACTTGTTCTTTGTCACTGATACAAG GGAACTATTACATACAAAAATGCGGCAGGAGGAGACGTATGAAGCGTTGGTAGAAGTTATGCAGGCTGCTATAATTAGCTGCAATATAGAAAAAGTTGGACCCGAAGTTACCGCATGTTCTCAAGCATCTCCATTTCTCTCATCCGCAATAACCAATGATGTTGTATTACGTACTTCTAACAACGTTTCCGTCACAATGGACAACTCCTTCAGTCCGGCTCACACGCTCGTTCAGATCGTTTGTCAAGACCATAAAGGTCTTCTTTATGACATAATGAGAACTCTGAAGGATTACAACATTCAG ATCTCATACGGACGGTTTTATCTAAAACAAGGAAGAAAGTGCGAGATCGACTTGTTTATAACACAAGCTGATGGGAAGAAGATCATTGATCCTAGCATGCAACGTGCATTGTCTTCACGGCTACAGATGGAACTGCTTCAACCACTCCGTGTAGCTGTTGTGAGCCGAGGTCCTGATACAGAGCTTCTAGTTGCAAACCCTGTTGAGTTATCGAGCAAGGGTCGACCGCTCGTTTTTCATGACATTACCCTTGCTTTAAACATGCTCAACACTTGCATCTTCTTG GCGGAGATTGGGAGACACGTGATCGGAGATCAAGAGTGGGAGGTATACCGAGTCCTACTCGATGAAGGAACTAGCTTATCTACTCCAAGACGAAAAATCGAGGAAGGAGTTTGGAAGCTGTTGATGGGTTGGGAACAAATATGA
- the LOC107905320 gene encoding uncharacterized protein, with protein MALANVFHAFCTRPTPILPTVAAPFPYPLPTSFGMPTKCLPLVLQAKRKTNVMFSQCFAAKNELSEVDNGGDDVKVEEMEESSETLLYSFTPLPLLVLAALPGAGTVRSLFGPFVELVKSWNLPDWLVHWGHPGNMAVVLFAMGGYGTYLGFRIRYSDDVEEKAKAKDLHPKLLGGMFFFFALGATGGVTSLLTSDKPIFESPHAVTGFIGLTLLTIQTILPTLFEGKPGLRNVHGILGSGIMALFLIHAALGLQLGLSY; from the exons ATGGCTTTGGCAAATGTATTCCATGCCTTTTGTACAAGGCCTACCCCTATCCTCCCTACTGTTGCAGCTCCATTTCCTTATCCCTTGCCTACCTCTTTTGGCATGCCCACCAAGTGTTTGCCTTTAGTATTGCAAgcaaaaagaaagacaaatgttATGTTCAGTCAATGTTTTGCTGCAAAAAATGAGCTTAGTGAAGTCGATAATGGAGGAGATGATGTGAAAGTGGAAGAAATGGAGGAGTCTAGTGAAACATTATTGTACTCTTTCACTCCTTTGCCTTTACTAGTTTTGGCTGCTCTTCCTGGAG CTGGGACTGTAAGGTCTCTCTTTGGtccttttgttgagctagtgaaATCATGGAATCTACCTGATTGGCTTGTCCATTGGGGGCACCCTGGCAATATG GCAGTAGTGCTTTTTGCCATGGGAGGGTATGGAACATATCTAGGCTTCCGCATTCGTTATTCCGATGATGTG GAGGAAAAGGCCAAGGCTAAAGATTTGCACCCGAAACTTCTAGGTGGTATGTTTTTCTTCTTTGCTTTAGGAGCAACAGGTGGAGTAACATCTCTTTTAACTTCAGACAAACCTATTTTTGAAAG TCCACATGCTGTTACAGGTTTCATTGGTCTTACTCTATTGACAATCCAAACCATTTTGCCAACATTGTTTGAG GGTAAACCTGGATTGAGAAATGTGCATGGGATTTTAGGCAGTGGGATAATGGCATTGTTTCTTATCCATGCTGCTCTTGGACTTCAACTTGGCCTTAGTTATTGA